In one Arachis duranensis cultivar V14167 chromosome 9, aradu.V14167.gnm2.J7QH, whole genome shotgun sequence genomic region, the following are encoded:
- the LOC107467887 gene encoding 40S ribosomal protein S18 isoform X1, with amino-acid sequence MSLVANEDFQHILRVLNTNVDGKQKIMFAMTSIKGIGRRFANICCKKADIDMNKRAGELSAAELDNLMTVVANPRQFKIPDWFLNRKKDYKDGKYSQVVSNALDMKLRDDLERLKKIRNHRGLRHYWGLRVRGQHTKTTGRRGKTVGVSKKR; translated from the exons ATG TCTCTAGTGGCAAACGAGGATTTCCAGCACATTCTTCGTGTTCTGAACACAAACGTAGATGGGAAGCAGAAGATTATGTTTGCTATGACCTCCATCAAAGGTATCGGAAGGAGATTCGCCAACATCTGTTGCAAGAAGGCCGATATCGACATGAACAAGAG AGCTGGTGAATTAAGTGCTGCTGAGCTTGATAATCTGATGACTGTGGTTGCCAACCCAAGGCAATTCAAGATCCCAGACTGGTTCCTCAACAGGAAGAAGGACTACAAGGATGGCAAGTACTCTCAGGTCGTGTCCAACGCCCTCGACATGAAGCTCAGGGATGACTTGGAGAGACTCAAGAAAATCAG AAACCACCGTGGTTTGAGGCACTACTGGGGCCTCCGAGTTCGCGGTCAACACACCAAGACTACTGGGCGTAGGGGAAAGACCGTTGGTGTTTCCAAGAAGCGTTAA